In Methanolobus chelungpuianus, a genomic segment contains:
- a CDS encoding cytochrome c biogenesis CcdA family protein, translated as MVVAAILFPLQYVMEAVNNNIVFEKLILFAFIAGLFIGFNPCLLAVIVYMHSTLISSKGTRKDMIFLIFGFCAGIFSTYTIAGIWILNTVNSLVGIQENIATVMIVIVFTLGLVYLYDTYYMKVHRETIFTTPRLFTRFIKFTSKIKGVKSLALSFLGGALFSMIKVPLLGALYVVILEILISYDIYIHDAIYLSIHNFSLVLPTLLLGGMLAFGMDPEKVSDLKERRRVEIRFITGLTLLLLAMLLHFKVI; from the coding sequence TATGGAGGCAGTGAATAATAATATAGTCTTTGAGAAGTTAATCCTGTTTGCTTTCATTGCAGGCCTGTTCATAGGCTTCAATCCATGCCTCCTAGCAGTCATAGTTTACATGCACTCTACCCTCATCTCCTCAAAAGGTACAAGAAAAGATATGATATTCCTTATTTTCGGCTTTTGCGCAGGGATCTTTTCAACCTACACAATAGCAGGGATATGGATCCTCAATACCGTTAACTCTCTCGTGGGAATACAGGAGAATATTGCCACTGTGATGATAGTAATAGTTTTTACCTTAGGATTGGTGTACCTTTATGATACATACTACATGAAGGTGCACCGAGAGACCATATTCACTACACCCAGATTGTTCACAAGGTTCATAAAGTTCACAAGTAAAATCAAAGGGGTAAAATCTCTTGCATTGTCATTCCTCGGAGGAGCACTTTTCTCGATGATAAAGGTCCCCCTTCTCGGAGCATTATACGTTGTTATCCTGGAAATATTAATTTCATATGACATATATATACATGATGCTATTTATTTGAGTATCCATAATTTTAGTTTAGTATTACCGACTCTTTTGCTTGGTGGCATGCTTGCTTTCGGGATGGATCCTGAAAAGGTCTCGGATTTAAAGGAAAGAAGACGTGTAGAGATACGCTTCATAACCGGATTGACACTTCTTCTTCTGGCTATGCTGCTTCATTTTAAAGTAATCTGA